A region of Ictidomys tridecemlineatus isolate mIctTri1 chromosome 4, mIctTri1.hap1, whole genome shotgun sequence DNA encodes the following proteins:
- the Il10ra gene encoding interleukin-10 receptor subunit alpha isoform X2: MLSRLVVPLAALLSLCLGSSAHGTELPSPPSVWFEAEFFQHILHWTPIPNQSKSTYYEVALLKYGRQPWENITSCRGALEFCDLTAATLDLYHNNGYRAKVRAVDGRRHSNWTITQTRFSVDEVTLTVGSVKLEVHEDSILGTIQPPRPQMAPEGDTYENIFSHFRQYEIAIRKLRTKKVNHENFNITASGEVGKFCVIVRPSVASRMNKGVWSEEQCIVLTKQYFTATNLSIFFSCVLLLCGALVYCLTLQLYVRRRRKLPSVLVFEKPSPIGAVNQPPCPDIIYLLDEEAFPKVSPELRNSDLHGSTDSGFGSAKPSLQTEEPQFLLPTHHPQACGALGTEVPTELQDSCSSGSSSSTDSGICLQEPCLCPGREPTWEQQVEKASQGQDDSGIGLVHSSEAQPGDAQDGSALDPVSLLRPEVPEEEDPAVVAFQGYLKQTRCTEENAATAGGLEEEAPLTDSLVPQVRTCLDAEADWPPPALAKGYVKQDPPGVTVAPSDGPSGQWNQLPEEWPLLGLTSFGDLGTADWSFIHDLAPLDCVAASGGPLGCFDSDMVTLPLISSLHSNE; encoded by the exons GAACGGAACTGCCTAGCCCTCCATCTGTGTGGTTTGAAGCAGAATTTTTTCAGCACATCCTCCACTGGACACCCATCCCTAATCAGTCCAAAAGCACCTACTATGAAGTGGCACTCCTGAA GTACGGAAGACAGCCCTGGGAAAACATCACCAGCTGTAGGGGTGCCCTGGAGTTCTGTGATCTCACCGCAGCCACCCTGGACCTGTACCACAACAACGGTTACCGGGCCAAGGTCCGGGCAGTGGATGGCAGGAGGCACTCCAATTGGACTATCACCCAAACCCGCTTTTCTGTGGATGAAG TGACACTGACGGTTGGAAGCGTGAAGCTAGAGGTGCACGAGGACTCCATTCTTGGGACAATCCAGCCCCCCAGGCCCCAGATGGCCCCTGAAGGTGATACGTATGAAAACATCTTCAGTCACTTCCGCCAGTATGAGATTGCCATCCGCAAG CTGAGAACGAAGAAGGTCAATCATGAAAACTTCAACATCACAGCCTCAGGAGAGGTGGGAAAGTTCTGTGTCATAGTGAGGCCATCTGTGGCCTCCCGGATGAACAAGGGGGTCTGGTCGGAGGAGCAGTGCATCGTCCTCACCAAGCAGT ATTTCACTGCGACCAACCTCAGCATCTTCTTCTCCTGTGTCCTGCTGCTCTGTGGAGCCCTGGTCTACTGTCTGACCCTCCAGCTTTATGTGCGGCGCCGGAGGAAGCTGCCTTCGGTCCTG GTCTTCGAGAAGCCCAGCCCCATTGGCGCTGTGAACCAGCCTCCCTGCCCAGACATCATCTACCTGCTTGATGAGGAGGCCTTCCCGAAGGTGTCCCCAGAGCTAAGGAACTCAGACCTGCATGGCAGCACAGACAGTGGCTTTGGCAGTGCCAAGCCATCCCTGCAGACTGAAGAGCCCCAGTTTCTCCTCCCTACTCACCACCCCCAGGCCTGTGGGGCTCTGGGAACGGAGGTCCCCACAGAGCTACAGGACAGCTGCAGTAGTGGCAGCAGCAGTAGCACAGACAGTGGGATCTGCTTGCAGGAGCCCTGCCTGTGCCCTGGCAGGGAGCCCACCTGGGAGCAGCAGGTGGAGAAAGCCAGCCAGGGCCAGGATGACAGTGGCATTGGCCTAGTCCACAGCTCTGAGGCGCAACCCGGGGATGCACAGGACGGCTCTGCCTTGGACCCGGTCAGTCTCCTGAGACCTGAGGTGCCCGAGGAGGAAGACCCAGCCGTGGTGGCATTCCAGGGCTACCTGAAACAGACCAGATGCACAGAAGAGAACGCAGCCACAGCAGGTGGCCTGGAGGAAGAGGCGCCCTTGACAGACAGCCTTGTCCCCCAGGTCAGGACGTGCCTGGATGCCGAGGCAGACTGGCCTCCGCCAGCCTTGGCCAAGGGCTATGTGAAACAGGATCCTCCAGGAGTGACCGTGGCTCCCTCGGATGGCCCCTCTGGACAGTGGAACCAACTGCCTGAGGAATGGCCACTCCTGGGCTTGACCAGCTTTGGTGACCTGGGAACAGCTGACTGGAGTTTTATCCATGACCTTGCCCCTCTGGACTGTGTGGCAGCCTCAGGAGGTCCCCTGGGCTGCTTTGACTCAGACATGGTCACCTTGCCACTGATCTCCAGCTTGCACTCGAATGAGTGA
- the Il10ra gene encoding interleukin-10 receptor subunit alpha isoform X3 yields MLSRLVVPLAALLSLCLGSSAHVTLTVGSVKLEVHEDSILGTIQPPRPQMAPEGDTYENIFSHFRQYEIAIRKVPDNFPLRTKKVNHENFNITASGEVGKFCVIVRPSVASRMNKGVWSEEQCIVLTKQYFTATNLSIFFSCVLLLCGALVYCLTLQLYVRRRRKLPSVLVFEKPSPIGAVNQPPCPDIIYLLDEEAFPKVSPELRNSDLHGSTDSGFGSAKPSLQTEEPQFLLPTHHPQACGALGTEVPTELQDSCSSGSSSSTDSGICLQEPCLCPGREPTWEQQVEKASQGQDDSGIGLVHSSEAQPGDAQDGSALDPVSLLRPEVPEEEDPAVVAFQGYLKQTRCTEENAATAGGLEEEAPLTDSLVPQVRTCLDAEADWPPPALAKGYVKQDPPGVTVAPSDGPSGQWNQLPEEWPLLGLTSFGDLGTADWSFIHDLAPLDCVAASGGPLGCFDSDMVTLPLISSLHSNE; encoded by the exons TGACACTGACGGTTGGAAGCGTGAAGCTAGAGGTGCACGAGGACTCCATTCTTGGGACAATCCAGCCCCCCAGGCCCCAGATGGCCCCTGAAGGTGATACGTATGAAAACATCTTCAGTCACTTCCGCCAGTATGAGATTGCCATCCGCAAGGTGCCAGATAACTTTCCG CTGAGAACGAAGAAGGTCAATCATGAAAACTTCAACATCACAGCCTCAGGAGAGGTGGGAAAGTTCTGTGTCATAGTGAGGCCATCTGTGGCCTCCCGGATGAACAAGGGGGTCTGGTCGGAGGAGCAGTGCATCGTCCTCACCAAGCAGT ATTTCACTGCGACCAACCTCAGCATCTTCTTCTCCTGTGTCCTGCTGCTCTGTGGAGCCCTGGTCTACTGTCTGACCCTCCAGCTTTATGTGCGGCGCCGGAGGAAGCTGCCTTCGGTCCTG GTCTTCGAGAAGCCCAGCCCCATTGGCGCTGTGAACCAGCCTCCCTGCCCAGACATCATCTACCTGCTTGATGAGGAGGCCTTCCCGAAGGTGTCCCCAGAGCTAAGGAACTCAGACCTGCATGGCAGCACAGACAGTGGCTTTGGCAGTGCCAAGCCATCCCTGCAGACTGAAGAGCCCCAGTTTCTCCTCCCTACTCACCACCCCCAGGCCTGTGGGGCTCTGGGAACGGAGGTCCCCACAGAGCTACAGGACAGCTGCAGTAGTGGCAGCAGCAGTAGCACAGACAGTGGGATCTGCTTGCAGGAGCCCTGCCTGTGCCCTGGCAGGGAGCCCACCTGGGAGCAGCAGGTGGAGAAAGCCAGCCAGGGCCAGGATGACAGTGGCATTGGCCTAGTCCACAGCTCTGAGGCGCAACCCGGGGATGCACAGGACGGCTCTGCCTTGGACCCGGTCAGTCTCCTGAGACCTGAGGTGCCCGAGGAGGAAGACCCAGCCGTGGTGGCATTCCAGGGCTACCTGAAACAGACCAGATGCACAGAAGAGAACGCAGCCACAGCAGGTGGCCTGGAGGAAGAGGCGCCCTTGACAGACAGCCTTGTCCCCCAGGTCAGGACGTGCCTGGATGCCGAGGCAGACTGGCCTCCGCCAGCCTTGGCCAAGGGCTATGTGAAACAGGATCCTCCAGGAGTGACCGTGGCTCCCTCGGATGGCCCCTCTGGACAGTGGAACCAACTGCCTGAGGAATGGCCACTCCTGGGCTTGACCAGCTTTGGTGACCTGGGAACAGCTGACTGGAGTTTTATCCATGACCTTGCCCCTCTGGACTGTGTGGCAGCCTCAGGAGGTCCCCTGGGCTGCTTTGACTCAGACATGGTCACCTTGCCACTGATCTCCAGCTTGCACTCGAATGAGTGA
- the Il10ra gene encoding interleukin-10 receptor subunit alpha isoform X1, with protein sequence MLSRLVVPLAALLSLCLGSSAHGTELPSPPSVWFEAEFFQHILHWTPIPNQSKSTYYEVALLKYGRQPWENITSCRGALEFCDLTAATLDLYHNNGYRAKVRAVDGRRHSNWTITQTRFSVDEVTLTVGSVKLEVHEDSILGTIQPPRPQMAPEGDTYENIFSHFRQYEIAIRKVPDNFPLRTKKVNHENFNITASGEVGKFCVIVRPSVASRMNKGVWSEEQCIVLTKQYFTATNLSIFFSCVLLLCGALVYCLTLQLYVRRRRKLPSVLVFEKPSPIGAVNQPPCPDIIYLLDEEAFPKVSPELRNSDLHGSTDSGFGSAKPSLQTEEPQFLLPTHHPQACGALGTEVPTELQDSCSSGSSSSTDSGICLQEPCLCPGREPTWEQQVEKASQGQDDSGIGLVHSSEAQPGDAQDGSALDPVSLLRPEVPEEEDPAVVAFQGYLKQTRCTEENAATAGGLEEEAPLTDSLVPQVRTCLDAEADWPPPALAKGYVKQDPPGVTVAPSDGPSGQWNQLPEEWPLLGLTSFGDLGTADWSFIHDLAPLDCVAASGGPLGCFDSDMVTLPLISSLHSNE encoded by the exons GAACGGAACTGCCTAGCCCTCCATCTGTGTGGTTTGAAGCAGAATTTTTTCAGCACATCCTCCACTGGACACCCATCCCTAATCAGTCCAAAAGCACCTACTATGAAGTGGCACTCCTGAA GTACGGAAGACAGCCCTGGGAAAACATCACCAGCTGTAGGGGTGCCCTGGAGTTCTGTGATCTCACCGCAGCCACCCTGGACCTGTACCACAACAACGGTTACCGGGCCAAGGTCCGGGCAGTGGATGGCAGGAGGCACTCCAATTGGACTATCACCCAAACCCGCTTTTCTGTGGATGAAG TGACACTGACGGTTGGAAGCGTGAAGCTAGAGGTGCACGAGGACTCCATTCTTGGGACAATCCAGCCCCCCAGGCCCCAGATGGCCCCTGAAGGTGATACGTATGAAAACATCTTCAGTCACTTCCGCCAGTATGAGATTGCCATCCGCAAGGTGCCAGATAACTTTCCG CTGAGAACGAAGAAGGTCAATCATGAAAACTTCAACATCACAGCCTCAGGAGAGGTGGGAAAGTTCTGTGTCATAGTGAGGCCATCTGTGGCCTCCCGGATGAACAAGGGGGTCTGGTCGGAGGAGCAGTGCATCGTCCTCACCAAGCAGT ATTTCACTGCGACCAACCTCAGCATCTTCTTCTCCTGTGTCCTGCTGCTCTGTGGAGCCCTGGTCTACTGTCTGACCCTCCAGCTTTATGTGCGGCGCCGGAGGAAGCTGCCTTCGGTCCTG GTCTTCGAGAAGCCCAGCCCCATTGGCGCTGTGAACCAGCCTCCCTGCCCAGACATCATCTACCTGCTTGATGAGGAGGCCTTCCCGAAGGTGTCCCCAGAGCTAAGGAACTCAGACCTGCATGGCAGCACAGACAGTGGCTTTGGCAGTGCCAAGCCATCCCTGCAGACTGAAGAGCCCCAGTTTCTCCTCCCTACTCACCACCCCCAGGCCTGTGGGGCTCTGGGAACGGAGGTCCCCACAGAGCTACAGGACAGCTGCAGTAGTGGCAGCAGCAGTAGCACAGACAGTGGGATCTGCTTGCAGGAGCCCTGCCTGTGCCCTGGCAGGGAGCCCACCTGGGAGCAGCAGGTGGAGAAAGCCAGCCAGGGCCAGGATGACAGTGGCATTGGCCTAGTCCACAGCTCTGAGGCGCAACCCGGGGATGCACAGGACGGCTCTGCCTTGGACCCGGTCAGTCTCCTGAGACCTGAGGTGCCCGAGGAGGAAGACCCAGCCGTGGTGGCATTCCAGGGCTACCTGAAACAGACCAGATGCACAGAAGAGAACGCAGCCACAGCAGGTGGCCTGGAGGAAGAGGCGCCCTTGACAGACAGCCTTGTCCCCCAGGTCAGGACGTGCCTGGATGCCGAGGCAGACTGGCCTCCGCCAGCCTTGGCCAAGGGCTATGTGAAACAGGATCCTCCAGGAGTGACCGTGGCTCCCTCGGATGGCCCCTCTGGACAGTGGAACCAACTGCCTGAGGAATGGCCACTCCTGGGCTTGACCAGCTTTGGTGACCTGGGAACAGCTGACTGGAGTTTTATCCATGACCTTGCCCCTCTGGACTGTGTGGCAGCCTCAGGAGGTCCCCTGGGCTGCTTTGACTCAGACATGGTCACCTTGCCACTGATCTCCAGCTTGCACTCGAATGAGTGA